In the Cetobacterium somerae ATCC BAA-474 genome, one interval contains:
- a CDS encoding FomA family porin-like outer membrane protein: protein MKKLALLLGSLLVVGATASAKEAVVAPVEVSKEVVVVADVVEEVVVEEAFRPSGYIGLEYRAYGETEGHGDKIVRNPIGNLPDTNQDTWNRGANNRARLQTSFGIQMTENSKLEGRIRDYTNLESSSSTEKKLGKDYGTETRLRYSYKHNDVLTSRLQYRDEENDSQNFEYMLRYTAYQNKGGLLSKIVLAPSLYHSMAADNGGDYLNTIGLDIEYAGNLPLGFTWDGTLYLDQNFYNKSDKIQKGADSTTDKEFVVTWELYLYRTFALYSTDNYNLDFNFEGGYDPYVFSQYARYNKETGLKTSDKDTYSLYTSMNVAINYQLTPAVSLNGGVGAEYRNWDNENQSSANDWRWQPYAFAGMKVNF, encoded by the coding sequence ATGAAAAAGTTAGCACTTTTATTAGGTTCTTTATTAGTAGTTGGAGCAACTGCATCTGCAAAAGAAGCTGTAGTAGCACCAGTAGAAGTATCGAAAGAGGTAGTAGTAGTAGCAGACGTGGTTGAAGAGGTAGTAGTAGAGGAAGCTTTCAGACCATCTGGATACATCGGATTAGAGTACAGAGCATACGGAGAAACTGAAGGGCATGGAGATAAAATTGTAAGAAATCCAATAGGAAACTTACCAGACACAAACCAAGATACATGGAATAGAGGGGCGAATAACAGAGCAAGACTTCAAACATCTTTTGGTATTCAAATGACTGAAAATTCTAAATTAGAAGGAAGAATTAGAGATTATACTAATTTAGAGTCATCATCTTCAACTGAGAAAAAATTAGGAAAAGATTATGGAACAGAAACTAGATTAAGATATTCTTATAAGCATAATGATGTTTTAACTTCTAGATTACAATATAGAGATGAAGAAAATGATTCTCAAAACTTTGAGTATATGTTAAGATATACAGCTTACCAAAATAAAGGTGGATTATTATCTAAAATAGTTTTAGCACCGAGCTTATATCACTCAATGGCAGCAGATAATGGTGGAGATTATTTAAATACAATTGGTTTAGATATCGAGTACGCAGGTAACTTACCATTAGGATTTACTTGGGATGGAACTTTATATTTAGATCAAAACTTCTATAATAAATCTGATAAGATTCAAAAAGGAGCAGATTCAACAACAGATAAAGAGTTTGTTGTAACATGGGAGCTTTACTTATATAGAACATTTGCGTTATACTCAACAGATAACTATAATTTAGATTTCAACTTTGAGGGTGGATATGATCCGTATGTATTTAGTCAATATGCAAGATACAATAAAGAAACAGGATTAAAAACATCTGATAAAGATACTTATAGCTTATATACATCTATGAATGTAGCTATAAATTACCAATTAACACCTGCTGTTTCTTTAAACGGTGGAGTTGGAGCAGAGTATAGAAACTGGGATAACGAAAACCAATCTTCAGCTAATGACTGGAGATGGCAACCATACGCATTCGCTGGTATGAAAGTAAACTTCTAA
- the rpsI gene encoding 30S ribosomal protein S9 — MAEMIQYRGTGRRKTSVARVRLIPGGKGIEINGKTMADYFGGRELLSKIVEQPLTLTETLDKFEVKVNVIGGGNAGQAGAIRHGLSRALLEADETLRGALKEAGFLTRDSRMVERKKFGKRKARRSPQFSKR, encoded by the coding sequence GTGGCAGAAATGATTCAATATAGAGGAACTGGAAGAAGAAAAACTTCAGTAGCAAGAGTAAGACTTATTCCTGGTGGAAAAGGAATTGAAATAAACGGAAAAACTATGGCAGACTACTTCGGTGGAAGAGAGTTACTTTCTAAAATCGTTGAGCAACCATTAACATTAACTGAAACTTTAGATAAGTTTGAAGTTAAAGTAAACGTAATCGGTGGAGGAAACGCTGGTCAAGCTGGAGCTATCAGACACGGATTATCAAGAGCTTTACTAGAAGCTGATGAGACTTTAAGAGGAGCTTTAAAAGAAGCTGGTTTCTTAACAAGAGACTCAAGAATGGTAGAGAGAAAGAAATTCGGAAAGAGAAAAGCAAGAAGATCTCCACAATTCTCAAAGAGATAA
- the rplM gene encoding 50S ribosomal protein L13 has protein sequence MKKYTAMQRKEDVVREFVQYDAEGKILGRLAAEIAKKLMGKDKVSYTPHIDGGDFVIVTNIEKVAVTGKKLTDKVYYSHSGFPGGLKERRLEEILAKNPKEALMLAVKRMLPKNRLGREQLTRLRIFVGAEHAHTAQKPVKVEF, from the coding sequence GTGAAGAAATACACTGCAATGCAAAGAAAAGAAGACGTTGTAAGAGAATTCGTTCAATACGACGCAGAAGGAAAAATTTTAGGAAGATTAGCTGCAGAAATAGCTAAAAAATTAATGGGTAAAGATAAAGTTTCTTACACTCCACATATTGACGGAGGAGACTTCGTAATCGTTACAAATATCGAAAAGGTAGCTGTAACTGGAAAGAAATTAACAGATAAAGTTTACTACAGTCACTCAGGATTCCCTGGTGGATTAAAAGAAAGAAGATTAGAAGAGATTCTTGCAAAGAATCCTAAAGAAGCTTTAATGCTAGCTGTTAAGAGAATGCTTCCAAAGAACAGATTAGGAAGAGAGCAGTTAACAAGATTAAGAATATTTGTTGGAGCTGAGCACGCTCATACTGCACAAAAACCAGTAAAGGTAGAATTTTAA